The genome window CGAGCACCACGTGCTCGGGCTGATCGAAGGTGGAGACCTTGGCCGTCAGGTCGCGCATCTGGCCACGGATCGGAAAGCGCATCTTCCAGCCCATGCCCACGCCCGGCGCAGTCAGCGTGTCGGTTCGCGAGATCTCGTGGCCGCGCCGCATGACCTGCTTCTCGAAAGCCTCATGATCGGTGATTGCCGCGAAGACCTCGTCGATGGGCTTTTCGATATCTTCCTTGCCGGTGAAGTTCATTCAGCCGCTGCCCTTTTCTTTCGCCCGCCCCAGCTTGGGTTTTACGCGTCAATCGAGCCTGTCCGCAAGCCAGTTGGACAGGAGGAACTGCGCAATGGCGCCGCGCCGGGCGGGCTTCATCGCGGGATTGTTGCCCGCGAAAACATCGAGCATCTCCTCACGACTGACCCAGCGGGCATCTTCCAGCTCTTTGGGATCGAGCGTGATGTCGGTGGCGGTGGCCTCGCCGTGGCAGCCGATCATCAGGGAAGCCGGGAAGGGCCAGGGCTGGGAGGCGAGGTAGCGAACCGGGCCGACCGGCACGCCCGACTCTTCGAACACCTCCCGGCGCACGGCGGCCTCTATGGTCTCGCCTGGCTCCATGAAGCCCGCGAGAAGCGAGAACATGCCTTCCGGCCAGATCGGGGAGCGGCCCATCAGCACCGAGTTGCCATGGGTGATGAGCATGATCACCACCGGGTCGGTGCGCGGAAAGTGATGCGCCCCGCAGGCCGCGCAGTGGCGCTCCCACCCGGCCTGGGCCGCAACGCTGGCCGCGCCGCATTTGGCGCAGAAGCCATGGGTCGCGTGCCAGCCGGTGATCGCCCGGGCAGAGGCGGCTATCTCGGCGTCCAGCGGTGTCATCTGGGCCATGGCGGCCCGCAGCTCGATGAAGCGGGCCTCCTCCAGCCCGGGGTAGATCTGCTCGGAGCGGTCCAGAAAACTGTCGGGCGCTTCGAGGATCTCGTTGGGCTGCCATGGGGTTATGTCATGGGCGAACCAGAAGGCGCCATCGGGGGCCTCGCCGAGAAACACGTTCATCAACGCGTGTTCGAGCGCCGGAGACGACAGCGGCTGAGGGGCGAGGGTCGGCGCATCTTCCGGTCCCTGCATCAGCACCTTGCCGCGCCAGATCGGCAGGTGCCGCGCCATAGGGCCGCGTGCCAAGGCGTCCAGCGCCGCCGCGTCGGCGCGCAGATCGCCGCGCCTGTTCAGCCCGCCGCCGCCGAATGTGACCTCTTCCGCGTGCCGCATCTTCGCTCTCCCGTTGCCTGTATCCTCACCCTGCCCGTCTTCTGGCACGGGCCGCAGCACAGCGCAAACTCACGCAACCCTGACTTGCGTGCCGAATTGACATTCGCGCCTGTCGTGCATTTGGTGCCGCTTCGGCTTCAGACCTGAACAGTTCATGCAATTGCAGACGCCCCAGATGACGGTAACGGCAGACCAGAACGACGCGCCCCGACCGACGACGCATGTGCACCTGCGCCTTCTGGCCACGTCAGACCTGCATATGCACCTGCTGCCTTACGACTATCACGCCGACGCTCCGAGCGACGCGGTAGGCCTGTCGCGCGTGGCCAGCCTGATCGCAGAAGCCCGTGCGGAGGTGCCCGGGGCCCTGCTGCTCGACAATGGCGACTTTCTGCAGGGCACGCCGCTGGGTGATCACGCCGCCGCGCAGGCCGCATCGGCCGGTGGGCATCCGATGATCGGGGCGATGAATGCGCTGGGCTATGACGCAGTGACATTGGGCAACCACGAGTTCGATTTCGGGCTGGAGGTGCTGGAGGCGGCGCTGGCGGATGCGCGGTTTCCGGTGGTGTCGGCCAATGCATTGCGGCGGCGCGGCGCTGCGCCGCTGGAGGACGTGGGACTGGTGCTGCCCCGCGTGATCCTAAAGCGACGCCTGAGCGACGGGGCGGGGCATCTGCACGACATTCGCATCGGTGTTCTGGGGGTGCTGCCGCCGCAGGTGGTGCATTGGGACAGGGAGCGGCTGGAGGGCCGGATCGAGGTGCGCTGCATGATCGATGCCGCCCGCGCCCATGTTGCCGCGCTTTGCGATGAGGGGGCGGATGTTGTGATTCTGCTGGCGCATTGCGGCCCGAGCGACAGGCCCGTGCAGGCGGGGATGGAGAATGCGTTGGTGCCGCTTGCAGGGATCGAGGGGGTGGATGCGCTGGTGGCCGGGCATGTTCATCGGCTCATTCCGGGGCCACACTTCACAGGCCTGCCCGGATTGGATGCCGAGGCGGGGCGCGTGCAGGGGAAGCCGGTGGTGATGCCGGGGATCGCGGGCAGCCATCTTGGGGTGCTCGACCTCTGGCTTGCCCCCGACGCGGAGGGCTGGCGGCCCGCCGCCGCCCATACCGCGCTGCGCCCGATTGCCCGGCGCGGGGCCCATGGCCCGGAGCCGCTGGTCGAGGACGCGCCGGAGGTGGTTGCCGAGGTCGCAAAAGCACATGCCGCCACGCTTGCCAGCATGCGCCGCCCGATCGGCCGGAGCGAGATTGCGCTGCACAGCTTCACCAGCTTCGCCGCCCCCTGCCCCGTCATCCACGCGATCAACGCGGCGCAGCGCTGGTATGTGACGCAGGCGCTTGGCCCCGTGGCCGAGCCCGTCCTGGCTGCCGCGGCCCCTTTCAAGACCGGCGGGCCCTCGGGCGCAGAGGCCTTCACCAACATCGCCGCCGGCACCCTGAGCTACCGTGACCTTTCCGCGCTCTACCCCTTTCCCAACACACTGCGCGCAATCCGCGTGACCGGCGCGGAGCTGCGCGACTGGCTCGAACGCGCTGCGGCGGCATTCAACCGGATCGTGCCGGGTGCGGCCAATCAGGCGCTGCTGAACCCAGCCTTTCCCGGCTACGATTTTGACGTGATCGCCGGGATCGAATGGCAGCTCGACCTCTCGTGCCCCGCACTCTGGAGCCACGATGGCCTGCCCCTCGGCCCCGGGCCGGGCCGGGTGCGCGGGCTGCGCCATGGCGGCGAGGCGGTGGAAGACGACGACCGTTTCATCGTTGCCACCAACAGCTACAGGATTGGTGGCACGGGCCTTTACGCGCCGCTGGCGGAAGCCGAGGTTGTGCTGTCGGAGCAGATCCAGAATCGCGAGGTGCTGGCCCGATACCTGGCGCAGAAAGCCAGCTTTGACGGCCCGGTTGCGGAGTGCTGGCGCTTTGCCCCGATGGACGGCGCCACGGTGCATTTTGACAGCGGGCGGGGTGTTTTGCACCATCTGCCCGGCATCAGGGCCGAGGGAGGGGAAGCGATGGAGCCGGCCGGGCTGACGACCGACGGATTTCAACGGCTGCGGCTCACCATCTGAGCCTCTGGCTTTGGCGCGTGGGCCGCGCTAGGGAGTGCCAGCAGCACCATGGAGCAGCATATGCGCAAGATCATCTGGCTCATCGCCATCCTCGCCATCGCCGGGCTGGCCGCCGCCTTTACCAAGCCGAGCGAGGCCGATGTGGAAGCCGAGCTGAAAGCCCTGTTTCTTCAGCGCCTAGCCTCCACCAACCCCAGCGCACAGCAGGACGGGGGCGCCTTTGCGCTGACGCTGATGTGCAAGGCAGACCAGGACGCCTGCTACGAGATCGTGCGGGCCGGGCTGGATGTGAATTACGACGACCGGACGCTCTATGCCGCGATAGATGTCTCTGGTTTTGGCGAGGATATCCGCTGCTACGGTGCCTTCACCCGGTTCTTCTGCGACGGCGACATTCCGGTGCAGAAGCGCTGACCTTGCGAATCCCGCGCACCGCCACTAGATAACGCCCTGAGAGGTTGGCGCGGGCGAGCGCCTCGCCAACCCGGTCAGATCCGGAAGGAAGCAGCCGTAACGAGCCCCGCTTGGGTCGTTGTCCAGCCTCTCACCCCAAGCGTTTTCGCTCTGCGAAAACGCGGGGGCACCTCGAGCGTATCGCGCAGCGATATGCCGAGAGTGCCCAAGCGCCTCCCGCACACCGACACCCGCGAAGCGAGGCCGGCGCCCACCCTGCCCTAGAGATTGTCCACCACCCGCTCCGGATCTGCCTCGGCATAGTCCGCCAGAACGCCCGCAATCTCTTCATTGCCGGTAAACACCAGGTATCCGCGATACAGGGGTAGCCCTGCCTCCAGCGCCAGCCGAACGCAGCCCAGATGGTCGCGGCTTTCGCGGTCGGGTGCGTTGGCCGCGCCATGCAGCGTGGTGCCCAGCAGGTCGCCGCCGTAGCTGTTGAGGTGGCCAAGGTTCGGCCCGAGCGCCAGAAGGAATGCCATGATGTCCGACAGGCCCTCCCAGCCGGCAATCTGCACCGGCGGCACGCCCATGCCATCAGGCCGGTCCCACTCCATCCCGGCGGCCACCAGCGCCTTGACCCGTGGCAGGGCGCCAGGCAGATGGATGATGCCGCGCAGCATGTCGCGGGTCTCGTCCGAGAGGTCTTGGGGCACGATCCGGCCATCGGGCACACGCCCCTCGGCGGCGGCGGCCAGCCGGGCGTCCTGCCCCGCCAGCACCGTCTCCCCGCCCGCATCGGCGATGACACGCGCCACCTCGGCATTGCCGAAGATCCGGGCGGTGGCATAGGGGCTGCGCCCGTCCCACTGGGCAGTGAGCGAGGCCCCGGCGGCAATCAGGAGCTGCGCCGTTTCGCCCGAGCGCATCCGGCGCGCGGCCTGATGAAGGGCGGTTGCCTTCATGGCGGGCTGGCCGGATGGGTGATCTGCCACACCTTCGTCGGGATCAGCCCCGGCCTCCAGCAACATCTGCACCGCATTCAGATCGTCGAAGTCGAGCGCCCGCAACAGGGCATTGGTTCCGGCCGGGTCAGCGCCCGCCTCCAGCAGCATCCGCAGGCCCTCGCAGTGGCCCAGTTCGCAGGCGTGGTAGAGCGACTCGCCATCGTCGGGGTTCGCCCCGTGATCGAGCAGCCAGCGGCCCAGCGCCATGTTGTTGGAGTGCCCGATGGCTCCGTAGAGCGGTGAGAGCATGTGCCCCGATCCACCCGGCTCGGGCTTGCCGGCGTTGACATCGGCGCCGTGGGCGAGGAGCAGCTTGGCCAGCCGCAGCATGTCCTGCTCGGTGCCATCGCCATGGATCCAACGGGAAAATGCCAGATGGCAGAGGGGCGGCGCGCCCTCGATTTCTGCCGTTGCCGCGCCGGGGTCGACCGCAATGGCAGCTTCCAAGGCCTCCACGTCGTAAAGCGCTGCCGCCACGCCAAGGTCGGCGCGGGCAAGGTCGGGGGCGACGGCCAGCACCTCGCGCACGGCCCAGTGAAACCCGTTCTCCAGCGCCTCGCGCAGTCGCCGCAGGCGCTGCTCGGGTGAGGCGGCTTTCAGCTCGGTGCGCAGCTT of Oceanicola sp. 502str15 contains these proteins:
- a CDS encoding SRPBCC family protein; the encoded protein is MNFTGKEDIEKPIDEVFAAITDHEAFEKQVMRRGHEISRTDTLTAPGVGMGWKMRFPIRGQMRDLTAKVSTFDQPEHVVLDVTIGGLDAVVKVDLIELSRMRTRMNLDIELMPRTITSRVLVQSLRLRRASLTQSLRRRMADFALQVEGRAAPTA
- the nudC gene encoding NAD(+) diphosphatase, coding for MRHAEEVTFGGGGLNRRGDLRADAAALDALARGPMARHLPIWRGKVLMQGPEDAPTLAPQPLSSPALEHALMNVFLGEAPDGAFWFAHDITPWQPNEILEAPDSFLDRSEQIYPGLEEARFIELRAAMAQMTPLDAEIAASARAITGWHATHGFCAKCGAASVAAQAGWERHCAACGAHHFPRTDPVVIMLITHGNSVLMGRSPIWPEGMFSLLAGFMEPGETIEAAVRREVFEESGVPVGPVRYLASQPWPFPASLMIGCHGEATATDITLDPKELEDARWVSREEMLDVFAGNNPAMKPARRGAIAQFLLSNWLADRLD
- a CDS encoding bifunctional 2',3'-cyclic-nucleotide 2'-phosphodiesterase/3'-nucleotidase, with amino-acid sequence MTVTADQNDAPRPTTHVHLRLLATSDLHMHLLPYDYHADAPSDAVGLSRVASLIAEARAEVPGALLLDNGDFLQGTPLGDHAAAQAASAGGHPMIGAMNALGYDAVTLGNHEFDFGLEVLEAALADARFPVVSANALRRRGAAPLEDVGLVLPRVILKRRLSDGAGHLHDIRIGVLGVLPPQVVHWDRERLEGRIEVRCMIDAARAHVAALCDEGADVVILLAHCGPSDRPVQAGMENALVPLAGIEGVDALVAGHVHRLIPGPHFTGLPGLDAEAGRVQGKPVVMPGIAGSHLGVLDLWLAPDAEGWRPAAAHTALRPIARRGAHGPEPLVEDAPEVVAEVAKAHAATLASMRRPIGRSEIALHSFTSFAAPCPVIHAINAAQRWYVTQALGPVAEPVLAAAAPFKTGGPSGAEAFTNIAAGTLSYRDLSALYPFPNTLRAIRVTGAELRDWLERAAAAFNRIVPGAANQALLNPAFPGYDFDVIAGIEWQLDLSCPALWSHDGLPLGPGPGRVRGLRHGGEAVEDDDRFIVATNSYRIGGTGLYAPLAEAEVVLSEQIQNREVLARYLAQKASFDGPVAECWRFAPMDGATVHFDSGRGVLHHLPGIRAEGGEAMEPAGLTTDGFQRLRLTI
- a CDS encoding ankyrin repeat domain-containing protein, whose translation is MTSEIDRYRRAAKRLKKAHASGEPEALARAAAHLPPERRAPLRHVDALHIVAREEGAESWPCLKLRTELKAASPEQRLRRLREALENGFHWAVREVLAVAPDLARADLGVAAALYDVEALEAAIAVDPGAATAEIEGAPPLCHLAFSRWIHGDGTEQDMLRLAKLLLAHGADVNAGKPEPGGSGHMLSPLYGAIGHSNNMALGRWLLDHGANPDDGESLYHACELGHCEGLRMLLEAGADPAGTNALLRALDFDDLNAVQMLLEAGADPDEGVADHPSGQPAMKATALHQAARRMRSGETAQLLIAAGASLTAQWDGRSPYATARIFGNAEVARVIADAGGETVLAGQDARLAAAAEGRVPDGRIVPQDLSDETRDMLRGIIHLPGALPRVKALVAAGMEWDRPDGMGVPPVQIAGWEGLSDIMAFLLALGPNLGHLNSYGGDLLGTTLHGAANAPDRESRDHLGCVRLALEAGLPLYRGYLVFTGNEEIAGVLADYAEADPERVVDNL